From a single Streptomyces sp. 1331.2 genomic region:
- a CDS encoding alpha/beta hydrolase — translation MRAIGRVRARAVAAALVVGLLAGGCSSGPSGDPGAASGGSAGSDAASAPAAVAAGATPLEPLPAAVPAALAPYYAQQPTWQPCDGGFECTTFRVPMDYDHPGDGDLTLAAVRAAAEPSGAAGGAPDPRLGSLLLNPGGPGGSAVEYLEAAARTYDRGVRARYDLVGLDPRGVGRSSPVTCLSGDRMDAFTAVDLTPGDQRGIDALVAADKEFAEGCRKQAGAALGHLSTVEAARDMDVLRALLGDGKLNFVGKSYGTFLGATYAGLFPSRTGRLVLDGAMDPALDSVTGNRTQAGGFETAWAAFAKDCAKREDCPFGHTEQQVGEQLTALFAAVGTEALPTTDGGRRLTESQATTGVIQAMYADFLWPRLRTALADARAGDGTGLLKLSDAYYGREADGSYPNLMFANTAVNCLDLPAPFGGPEDVQRAVPDFERISPHFGRDMAWMALTCAYWPVRATGAAHTVRAAGAAPIVVVGTTRDPATPYAWAQSLAGQLESGRLLTFEGDGHTAYGRHSGCVDGAVNRFLLTGEAPEQGKRCDR, via the coding sequence ATGAGGGCGATCGGGCGGGTACGGGCACGGGCGGTGGCCGCGGCGCTCGTCGTCGGGTTGCTGGCGGGCGGGTGCAGCTCAGGTCCGTCCGGGGACCCGGGGGCGGCTTCGGGTGGCTCGGCCGGCTCGGATGCGGCCTCGGCGCCGGCGGCCGTCGCGGCCGGGGCCACGCCGCTGGAGCCGCTGCCGGCCGCCGTGCCCGCCGCGCTCGCGCCGTACTACGCGCAGCAGCCGACCTGGCAGCCGTGCGACGGCGGGTTCGAGTGCACGACCTTCCGGGTGCCGATGGACTACGACCACCCCGGGGACGGCGACCTCACGCTGGCGGCCGTCCGGGCTGCGGCCGAGCCGTCGGGGGCCGCCGGCGGGGCCCCGGATCCGCGGCTCGGCTCCCTGCTGCTGAACCCGGGCGGGCCCGGCGGCTCGGCGGTCGAGTACCTGGAGGCCGCCGCCCGGACGTACGACCGCGGGGTGCGCGCCCGGTACGACCTGGTCGGCCTCGATCCGCGCGGGGTGGGCCGCAGCAGCCCCGTCACCTGCCTGAGCGGTGACCGGATGGACGCCTTCACCGCCGTCGACCTGACCCCCGGCGACCAGCGCGGGATCGACGCGCTGGTCGCCGCCGACAAGGAGTTCGCCGAGGGCTGCCGGAAGCAGGCCGGGGCGGCGCTCGGCCACCTCAGCACCGTGGAGGCCGCCCGCGACATGGACGTGCTGCGCGCCCTGCTCGGCGACGGGAAGCTGAACTTCGTCGGCAAGTCCTACGGCACCTTCCTCGGCGCCACCTATGCCGGGCTCTTCCCGAGCCGGACGGGCCGGCTGGTGCTGGACGGCGCGATGGACCCGGCGCTCGACTCGGTCACCGGCAACCGCACCCAGGCCGGCGGTTTCGAGACCGCCTGGGCGGCCTTCGCCAAGGACTGCGCCAAGCGCGAGGACTGCCCGTTCGGCCACACCGAGCAGCAGGTCGGCGAGCAGCTCACCGCCCTGTTCGCGGCGGTCGGCACCGAGGCGCTGCCGACCACCGACGGCGGCCGCCGGCTCACCGAGTCCCAGGCGACCACCGGCGTCATCCAGGCCATGTACGCCGACTTCCTCTGGCCCAGGCTGCGCACCGCCCTCGCCGACGCCAGGGCCGGCGACGGTACCGGCCTGCTGAAGCTCTCCGACGCCTACTACGGGCGCGAGGCGGACGGCTCGTACCCCAACCTGATGTTCGCCAACACCGCGGTGAACTGCCTCGACCTGCCCGCACCGTTCGGCGGGCCGGAGGACGTCCAGCGGGCGGTGCCGGACTTCGAGCGGATCTCCCCGCACTTCGGGCGGGACATGGCCTGGATGGCGCTGACCTGCGCCTACTGGCCGGTCCGGGCCACCGGCGCGGCGCACACCGTCCGGGCCGCCGGGGCCGCTCCGATCGTCGTCGTCGGCACCACCCGCGACCCGGCCACCCCGTACGCCTGGGCGCAGTCCCTGGCCGGGCAGCTGGAGTCCGGCCGGCTGCTCACCTTCGAGGGCGACGGCCACACCGCGTACGGGCGGCACAGCGGCTGCGTGGACGGCGCGGTGAACCGCTTCCTGCTGACCGGGGAGGCCCCTGAGCAGGGCAAGCGCTGCGACCGGTAG
- a CDS encoding DNA polymerase III subunit delta', with protein sequence MAVWDDLVGQERVVEQLTAAARAAGATVEVGRGAAPNEGANASLMTHAWLFTGPPGAGQVTAARAFAAALQCTSPDLALGGTPGCGFCDGCHTVLAGSHADVKYVRTDGLSIGVGDMRDLVLRASSYPTGGRWSVILVDAAHRLTEAAANALLKGVEEPSPRTVWLLCAPSVQDVLPTIRSRCRLLVLRTPAAEAVADTLVRRDGVDPETARLAALAGQGDIERSRRLAVDEQARTRRAEVLRIPLEVGDIGGCLAAAQRLVDTAKADAEALAETQDAKETDDLKAAYGASEGGKAPRGMAGAVKELEKRQKSRATRTRRETLGVALLDLLGFYRDVLAIQLGSTGALANEDQRQALNRVAQAGPAEGTLRRIEAVLACRVALDRNVDPLLAVEAMTVALRAG encoded by the coding sequence GTGGCCGTCTGGGACGACCTGGTGGGCCAGGAGCGGGTGGTCGAGCAGCTGACCGCCGCCGCCCGGGCGGCCGGGGCGACGGTCGAGGTCGGCCGCGGGGCCGCCCCGAATGAGGGCGCGAACGCCTCCCTGATGACGCACGCCTGGCTCTTCACCGGCCCGCCCGGTGCCGGTCAGGTCACCGCCGCGCGCGCCTTCGCGGCCGCCCTCCAGTGCACCAGCCCCGACCTCGCGCTCGGCGGCACGCCCGGCTGCGGCTTCTGCGACGGCTGCCACACCGTGCTGGCCGGCAGCCACGCCGACGTGAAGTACGTGCGGACGGACGGCCTGTCCATCGGCGTCGGCGACATGCGCGACCTGGTGCTGCGCGCCTCCAGCTACCCGACCGGCGGCCGCTGGTCGGTGATCCTGGTCGACGCCGCCCACCGGCTCACCGAGGCCGCCGCGAACGCCCTGCTCAAGGGCGTGGAGGAACCTTCCCCGCGCACCGTCTGGCTGCTCTGCGCCCCCTCCGTCCAGGACGTGCTGCCGACCATCCGTTCGCGCTGCCGCCTGCTGGTGCTGCGCACCCCGGCCGCCGAGGCGGTCGCCGACACGCTGGTCCGCCGCGACGGCGTCGACCCGGAGACCGCCCGGCTGGCGGCGCTCGCGGGGCAGGGCGACATCGAACGTTCGCGCCGGCTCGCCGTCGACGAGCAGGCCCGTACCCGCCGGGCGGAGGTGCTGCGGATCCCGCTGGAGGTCGGCGACATCGGCGGCTGCCTGGCCGCCGCCCAGCGCTTGGTCGACACCGCCAAGGCCGACGCCGAGGCGCTCGCCGAGACGCAGGACGCCAAGGAGACCGACGACCTCAAGGCCGCCTACGGCGCGTCCGAGGGCGGCAAGGCGCCACGCGGCATGGCCGGCGCGGTCAAGGAGCTGGAGAAGCGGCAGAAGAGCCGGGCCACCCGCACCCGCCGGGAGACCCTCGGCGTCGCCCTGCTCGACCTGCTCGGCTTCTACCGGGACGTGCTCGCGATCCAGCTCGGCTCCACCGGCGCGCTCGCCAACGAGGACCAGCGGCAGGCGCTGAACCGGGTCGCCCAGGCCGGCCCGGCGGAGGGCACGCTGCGCCGGATCGAGGCGGTGCTGGCCTGCCGGGTGGCGCTGGACCGCAACGTGGACCCGCTGCTCGCGGTCGAGGCGATGACGGTGGCGTTGCGCGCGGGCTAG
- a CDS encoding helix-turn-helix domain-containing protein, with product MSRTAKGHSAAGGIGEVIRRARVLSGRSQTDVATELGYHQSKISRLESGKGTQDIDVLRAVAAVLDIPLGSLGLSSHTSADSRTDDMHRRNFLAASVAALVTPTPRPRVGIELVQALLPGPVPAEHAPQPQAALAARLSQARRLFYTCRYAELEGALPSLIADLRQAQDAVHDGDQVLSGLLATAYQTAVSLLLKLGDHGNAWLAVGRAMAEAERSADPVVMASSVRVQAHVLARDRHTAPAVTLIRHTADQLSGSYDRRPPEYLAALGLMLLRGVTAASAGGDRATTAEFLSEAQEVARYVDLDSPEAWANFSPTNVALHSVSASVVLGDAGAALEAAQPLMRRRIPVPERRAALWVEAARAYSQQGRLAEGYKALRIAESCASEDIRRRPSVLELAGDMAARDRRGAVPELRRFCQELGVQV from the coding sequence ATGTCGCGGACGGCCAAAGGACACTCCGCTGCGGGTGGGATCGGTGAGGTGATCCGCCGCGCGCGAGTGTTGAGCGGCCGGTCGCAGACGGACGTGGCCACCGAACTGGGCTACCACCAGTCGAAGATCAGCCGGTTGGAGAGCGGCAAGGGGACGCAGGACATCGACGTCCTGCGCGCTGTCGCAGCCGTGCTCGACATCCCGCTGGGAAGCCTCGGCCTGTCCTCCCATACCAGTGCGGACAGCAGGACGGACGACATGCACCGTCGCAACTTCCTGGCCGCGAGCGTCGCCGCGCTCGTGACCCCGACGCCCCGTCCCCGTGTGGGGATAGAGCTGGTCCAGGCTCTGCTGCCTGGACCTGTTCCGGCCGAGCACGCGCCACAACCGCAGGCCGCACTCGCGGCCCGGCTCTCCCAGGCCCGGAGGCTCTTCTACACCTGCCGGTACGCCGAACTCGAAGGCGCGCTGCCGTCGTTGATCGCCGATCTTCGCCAGGCTCAGGACGCCGTCCATGACGGCGACCAGGTCCTGTCCGGCCTCCTCGCGACGGCATACCAGACCGCGGTGAGCCTGCTGCTCAAGCTCGGCGACCACGGCAACGCCTGGCTGGCGGTCGGCCGTGCCATGGCCGAGGCCGAACGGAGCGCCGACCCCGTCGTGATGGCCTCCAGCGTCCGCGTCCAGGCGCACGTCCTCGCGCGCGACCGGCACACCGCGCCCGCCGTCACCCTCATCCGGCACACCGCCGACCAGCTCTCCGGCAGCTACGACCGGCGCCCGCCCGAGTACCTCGCTGCGCTGGGGCTCATGCTCCTTCGCGGGGTGACGGCCGCAAGTGCCGGCGGCGACCGCGCCACGACCGCCGAGTTCCTCTCCGAGGCTCAGGAGGTTGCGCGCTACGTCGACCTCGACAGCCCCGAAGCCTGGGCGAATTTCAGTCCGACCAACGTCGCGCTCCACTCGGTGAGCGCCTCGGTCGTCCTGGGCGACGCCGGAGCGGCGCTGGAAGCGGCCCAGCCGCTGATGCGCAGGCGCATCCCGGTCCCCGAGCGCCGGGCGGCACTGTGGGTGGAGGCTGCACGGGCCTACAGCCAACAAGGAAGACTGGCCGAGGGATACAAAGCGCTCAGGATCGCGGAGAGCTGTGCCTCGGAGGACATCCGCCGACGACCCAGCGTGCTAGAGCTGGCCGGTGACATGGCCGCTCGCGACCGGCGCGGCGCCGTCCCGGAGCTTCGCCGTTTCTGCCAGGAGTTGGGAGTCCAGGTTTGA
- a CDS encoding flavoprotein: MTEHREPFLYVVVCASGIADGVGELITAAHAEGWGVGVIATPNGLGFIDQEAVEAQTGYPIRSAWRTPSIPQPLPPADAIAVAPATFNTINKWAAGISDTLALGILCEAYGLGIPVAVQPYVNSAQAAHPAYGESLARLRSMGVLIGDYVPHKPKAGGGRDKYDWTHVLDLLRPVAASAAETD; this comes from the coding sequence TTGACCGAGCACCGCGAGCCGTTCCTCTACGTCGTCGTCTGCGCGTCGGGCATCGCCGACGGAGTGGGCGAACTGATCACCGCTGCCCATGCCGAGGGCTGGGGGGTCGGCGTGATTGCGACCCCGAACGGACTCGGATTCATAGACCAGGAGGCCGTCGAAGCCCAGACCGGCTACCCGATCCGCTCCGCCTGGCGCACGCCGAGCATCCCCCAGCCACTGCCCCCGGCCGACGCGATCGCCGTCGCCCCTGCCACGTTCAACACCATCAACAAGTGGGCCGCCGGCATCTCCGACACCCTCGCGCTCGGCATCCTCTGCGAGGCGTACGGCCTCGGCATCCCCGTAGCAGTCCAGCCGTATGTCAACTCCGCCCAGGCGGCCCACCCCGCGTACGGGGAGAGCCTGGCCCGGCTCCGGTCGATGGGCGTCCTGATCGGTGACTACGTCCCCCACAAGCCCAAGGCCGGCGGGGGCCGCGACAAGTACGACTGGACCCACGTCCTCGACCTGCTCCGCCCTGTGGCGGCCTCAGCGGCGGAAACGGATTAG
- the leuE gene encoding leucine efflux protein LeuE, whose translation MLGVNDLATYVLGALVIILLPGPNSLYVLSVAARKGIRTGYRAAAGVFVGDLTLISLTSLGAASLLKANPAVFAVVKFGGAAYLLWIGYGMLRAARQLWLERRAEADPTAEPAPETTENPFRRALVVSLLNPKAILFLLSFFTQFVDPSYGQPVLSFALLGGILQTFSLLYLSLLIFAGTTLATAFRRRKRLSATLTSGVAVLFAGFAAKLAVSSA comes from the coding sequence GTGCTCGGAGTCAACGACCTGGCGACGTACGTCCTCGGCGCCCTCGTGATCATCCTGCTGCCCGGCCCCAACTCCCTGTACGTGCTGTCCGTCGCAGCCCGCAAGGGCATCCGGACCGGCTACCGAGCCGCGGCCGGCGTCTTCGTCGGCGACCTCACCCTGATCAGCCTCACCTCGCTCGGCGCGGCCTCCCTGCTGAAGGCCAACCCGGCCGTCTTCGCCGTGGTCAAGTTCGGCGGCGCCGCCTACCTGCTCTGGATCGGCTACGGCATGCTCCGCGCCGCCCGACAGCTCTGGCTCGAACGCCGGGCCGAGGCCGACCCCACCGCCGAACCGGCCCCCGAGACCACCGAGAACCCCTTCCGCCGCGCCCTGGTCGTCAGCCTCCTCAACCCGAAGGCCATCCTCTTCCTGCTCTCCTTCTTCACCCAGTTCGTCGACCCCTCCTACGGGCAGCCCGTCCTCTCCTTCGCCCTCCTCGGCGGCATCCTGCAGACCTTCAGCCTGCTCTACCTCTCCCTGCTGATCTTCGCCGGCACCACCCTCGCCACCGCCTTCCGCCGCCGCAAGCGCCTCTCCGCCACCCTCACCAGCGGCGTCGCCGTCCTCTTCGCCGGCTTCGCGGCCAAGCTCGCCGTCTCCTCCGCCTGA
- the tmk gene encoding dTMP kinase has translation MTSEEQPTPSAAPAASAATPDLPEVAPAGTPVDRARALLRTRGYRRLWTTQLIGGTADRLGLLVLLALTVIAAAVGGRFGDLPRSLAFALAAVLAVRVAATGLVGVALLGPVHRLVAGKLDRRWTLFGADALRALLIGLAPWWTVWLGSGPKPSGAATYVLLATVFVTGAAEQVWGIAKAAAVPGLLPAADPYAPAAEQRPAAANLETVRGIDRFTGWVTVPLAAVGLVGFTLLNNIGAAAGADWLRAHQLAFAALGAAGLFAASAARDYLQQLPGGPVTVAPVSPLQGLRAPTDAAPGPALGKGRTGSAPYFTFAVAAGFASMAGVAALALLTAAEHRAGPIGYGLLVLAATAAPALGARLTRATLPALSRRRLLALALLTQGVALILAGLVLDFVLVLLLTVLAGLAAGIVVSAGRTLLAQEVEEARLPRVTEHLVAVLRAVVAAALVVVPLIAAAYGDVEYGTVEPGSFTFIHGGAALAVATAGLLTLVLAAVVLLRTDDRRGTVPFGRDLVDAVRGAAGPVPHRGAGTGFFIALEGGDGAGKSTQAQALAEWIRGKGHEVVLTREPGGSPVGQRLRGLVLDVGNTGLSHRAEALIYAADRAEHVENVIRPALARGAVVITDRYMDSSIAYQGAGRDLAATEVARISRWATGGLLPDLTVVLDVDPTRARERFTEALDRLESEPTEFHQRVRAGFLALAAADPARYLVVDGSQAPGFVTTAIRHRLDRELPLSDQEKASRAEQERLAREAAERRAAEEARKKAEAEAAERKRQELLEQLRAEQAEKERLAAEEAERAAAEARRKAEEEARRRAEEQARLRAEEEARRRAEEEARLAAEAAERRRLAAEAAAQAELQRQRELAREEQRRRAEEALQRAEEARLAQAAALAAAAAAAETAAVRAEGLADGRAAGAPGTAGAPGAAAGDAMTTELRAVRETPAGAADGLGDEATRELSLRDRQAAVRAAEAAEASKAARVAAGEAADATAKLPVVPASAVDETAVLPTIPAEADRTAVLPRVEPGRPGVPGGGAGAPSGPSGPWRAEPVDSTRELPVVGGEPGADPRAPQVPPVPSRPQAQSHVQPQAESEPAEGRDQSAGERTRPEWAEETPMDDLPSLTDTLLGSRDEWERWDRGGPEQGGPQGAAGRPDGYDQAEGDGKGGDGKGGDGKGKGRRWGRRG, from the coding sequence ATGACGAGCGAGGAGCAGCCCACCCCCAGCGCCGCCCCGGCCGCCAGCGCCGCAACGCCCGACCTGCCCGAGGTCGCGCCCGCCGGTACGCCGGTGGACCGGGCGCGGGCACTGCTGCGGACGCGTGGCTACCGGCGGCTGTGGACGACCCAGCTGATCGGCGGTACCGCCGACCGGCTCGGCCTGCTGGTGCTGCTCGCGCTGACCGTGATCGCCGCGGCCGTGGGCGGCCGGTTCGGCGACCTGCCGCGCAGCCTCGCCTTCGCCCTCGCCGCGGTCCTCGCCGTCCGGGTGGCGGCCACCGGCCTGGTCGGCGTCGCGCTGCTCGGCCCGGTGCACCGGTTGGTCGCGGGCAAGCTCGACCGCCGCTGGACGCTCTTCGGCGCCGACGCGCTGCGCGCCCTGCTGATCGGCCTCGCGCCCTGGTGGACCGTCTGGCTGGGCTCCGGCCCGAAGCCTTCCGGCGCCGCCACCTACGTCCTGCTCGCCACCGTCTTCGTCACCGGTGCCGCCGAGCAGGTCTGGGGCATCGCCAAGGCCGCGGCCGTCCCCGGCCTGCTGCCGGCGGCCGATCCGTACGCCCCGGCCGCCGAGCAGCGGCCCGCCGCCGCGAACCTGGAGACCGTCCGGGGCATCGACCGCTTCACCGGCTGGGTCACCGTGCCGCTGGCCGCCGTCGGCCTGGTCGGCTTCACCCTGCTCAACAACATCGGTGCGGCGGCCGGCGCGGACTGGCTCCGCGCCCACCAGCTCGCCTTCGCGGCGCTCGGCGCGGCCGGGCTGTTCGCCGCCTCGGCGGCCCGCGACTACCTCCAGCAGCTGCCCGGCGGCCCGGTGACCGTCGCCCCGGTCTCCCCGCTGCAGGGCCTGCGCGCCCCGACCGACGCGGCCCCCGGCCCCGCGCTGGGCAAGGGCCGCACCGGCAGCGCCCCGTACTTCACCTTCGCCGTCGCGGCCGGCTTCGCCTCGATGGCGGGTGTCGCCGCACTGGCGCTGCTCACCGCCGCCGAGCACCGGGCCGGACCGATCGGCTACGGCCTGCTGGTGCTCGCCGCCACCGCGGCGCCCGCCCTCGGCGCCCGGCTCACGCGGGCCACGCTGCCCGCGCTCTCCCGCCGCCGGCTGCTCGCGCTGGCGCTGCTGACCCAGGGCGTCGCACTGATCCTGGCCGGGCTGGTGCTGGACTTCGTCCTGGTCCTGCTGCTCACCGTGCTGGCCGGCCTGGCCGCCGGGATCGTCGTCTCGGCCGGCCGCACCCTACTCGCCCAGGAGGTCGAGGAGGCCCGGCTGCCGAGGGTCACCGAGCACCTGGTCGCGGTGCTGCGGGCCGTGGTCGCCGCCGCCCTGGTCGTCGTCCCGCTGATCGCCGCCGCCTACGGGGACGTCGAGTACGGCACCGTTGAGCCCGGCTCCTTCACCTTCATCCACGGCGGCGCGGCCCTGGCCGTCGCCACCGCGGGGCTGCTCACGCTCGTCCTCGCCGCCGTCGTGCTGCTGCGCACCGACGACCGGCGCGGCACCGTGCCCTTCGGCCGGGACCTGGTGGACGCGGTGCGCGGCGCCGCCGGACCGGTGCCGCACCGGGGCGCGGGAACCGGTTTCTTCATCGCCCTGGAGGGCGGCGACGGCGCCGGCAAGTCCACCCAGGCCCAGGCGCTCGCCGAGTGGATCCGCGGCAAGGGGCACGAGGTCGTGCTCACCCGCGAGCCCGGCGGCAGCCCGGTCGGCCAGCGGCTGCGCGGCCTCGTCCTGGACGTCGGCAACACCGGCCTGTCGCACCGCGCCGAGGCGCTGATCTACGCCGCCGACCGCGCCGAGCACGTCGAGAACGTCATCCGGCCGGCCCTCGCCCGCGGCGCCGTGGTGATCACCGACCGGTACATGGACTCCTCGATCGCCTACCAGGGCGCCGGGCGCGACCTGGCCGCGACCGAGGTCGCCCGGATCTCCCGCTGGGCCACCGGCGGACTGCTGCCCGACCTGACCGTCGTCCTGGACGTCGACCCGACCAGGGCCCGGGAGCGCTTCACAGAGGCGCTGGACCGGCTGGAGTCCGAGCCCACCGAGTTCCACCAGCGGGTCCGGGCCGGCTTCCTCGCCCTCGCGGCCGCCGACCCGGCGCGCTACCTGGTCGTCGACGGCAGCCAGGCCCCCGGCTTCGTCACCACTGCCATCCGCCACCGGCTCGACCGTGAGCTGCCGCTCTCCGACCAGGAGAAGGCCTCCCGCGCCGAGCAGGAGCGCCTGGCCCGCGAGGCCGCCGAGCGCCGCGCCGCCGAGGAGGCCCGCAAGAAGGCCGAGGCGGAGGCCGCCGAGCGCAAGCGGCAGGAGCTGCTGGAGCAGCTGCGCGCCGAGCAGGCGGAGAAGGAGCGACTGGCCGCGGAGGAGGCCGAGCGGGCCGCCGCCGAGGCCCGGCGCAAGGCCGAGGAAGAGGCGCGCCGCCGGGCGGAGGAGCAGGCCAGGCTCCGCGCCGAGGAGGAGGCACGTCGCCGGGCCGAGGAGGAGGCCAGGCTGGCGGCCGAGGCCGCCGAGCGCCGACGGCTCGCCGCCGAGGCGGCCGCCCAGGCGGAGCTGCAGCGGCAGCGGGAGCTCGCCCGCGAGGAGCAGCGCCGCCGGGCGGAGGAGGCGCTGCAGCGGGCCGAGGAGGCCCGGCTGGCGCAGGCCGCCGCGCTGGCGGCCGCGGCTGCGGCGGCCGAGACGGCGGCGGTGCGGGCCGAGGGTCTGGCGGACGGCCGGGCTGCGGGAGCTCCTGGGACTGCGGGGGCTCCGGGGGCTGCGGCCGGGGACGCCATGACCACGGAGCTGCGGGCGGTTCGGGAGACCCCGGCCGGCGCGGCGGACGGACTCGGTGACGAGGCGACGCGCGAGCTGTCGCTGCGGGACCGGCAGGCGGCCGTCCGGGCGGCGGAGGCCGCGGAGGCTTCGAAGGCGGCCCGGGTTGCTGCGGGTGAGGCGGCCGACGCGACCGCCAAGCTGCCGGTGGTGCCGGCCTCGGCGGTGGACGAGACGGCCGTACTGCCGACGATCCCGGCGGAGGCGGACCGGACTGCCGTGCTGCCGCGGGTCGAGCCGGGTCGGCCCGGAGTCCCGGGCGGGGGCGCCGGGGCGCCGTCGGGCCCGTCGGGCCCGTGGCGGGCGGAGCCGGTGGACAGTACGCGTGAGCTGCCGGTGGTCGGTGGCGAGCCCGGTGCGGACCCGCGGGCGCCGCAGGTGCCGCCGGTGCCGTCGCGGCCGCAGGCGCAGTCTCACGTTCAGCCGCAGGCGGAGTCGGAGCCGGCCGAGGGTCGGGACCAGTCGGCCGGCGAGCGGACTCGGCCGGAGTGGGCCGAGGAGACTCCGATGGACGACCTGCCGAGCCTCACCGACACGCTGCTCGGTTCGCGCGACGAGTGGGAGCGCTGGGATCGCGGCGGCCCGGAGCAGGGCGGCCCGCAGGGCGCGGCCGGCCGGCCCGACGGGTACGACCAGGCCGAGGGCGACGGCAAGGGCGGCGACGGCAAGGGCGGCGACGGCAAGGGCAAGGGCCGCCGCTGGGGCCGCCGGGGCTGA
- a CDS encoding NUDIX hydrolase encodes MLPPSEGRPGVAAAIVIREGRVLMVRRRVSEGRLLWQFPAGKIEPGESPEQAAVRETAEETALNVAAVKVLGELVHPETGRWMSYMVCEIVSGTAAVGDPRELDALAWVALAEIPEYVPYGIFEPVQAYLDIALKD; translated from the coding sequence ATGCTTCCGCCTTCAGAGGGGCGGCCAGGTGTCGCTGCCGCGATCGTGATCCGAGAGGGTCGGGTGCTGATGGTCCGGCGCCGAGTCAGCGAGGGCCGGCTCTTGTGGCAGTTCCCCGCAGGCAAGATCGAGCCCGGCGAGTCTCCCGAGCAAGCGGCTGTCCGCGAGACCGCAGAGGAGACGGCGCTGAACGTGGCCGCCGTCAAGGTCCTCGGCGAGCTCGTCCACCCGGAGACTGGCCGATGGATGTCGTACATGGTCTGCGAGATCGTCAGCGGCACCGCTGCCGTCGGTGACCCGCGAGAACTGGACGCACTGGCGTGGGTGGCGCTTGCAGAGATCCCTGAATACGTCCCGTACGGGATCTTCGAGCCAGTGCAGGCATACCTGGATATCGCGCTCAAAGACTGA
- a CDS encoding ATP-binding protein translates to MIAFTHARRISFIGTRRDHVPPARDAVVRVARSWGIDPTSLGDIALVADELLANAVIHAPGRLRVGIHLSPDGDRVVIEVYDPSRRMPAGAANFGNDELTTGRGMLLIEGLSEAWGAEPTTHGKKVWAELAVPAVAVPEHPCSARRAALIASLVRTDRPRPRPHAPAWPSARAYRWFSQHRSPRAQRLRPYRYRHTGREVTGPVALSPRAAGPAQPQANCPTQPYLLHANSAPRKDGWMSNWEFVKDRTATQGAVWRSADGLLYKRTGGEDLRAETEFQQLAASLGYPVPQIVDSGPEDGRYFVVERAIGDTSLHEEALADADRDGQVSYQVISTAAAVASKLMQAQARHPLPATPWFEKAAFAAEVFEENPDFDTPRVHEAVKHALDRLARLPMAHGHLDYGLPNVLQAGVIDWQHHGPVPFGYDVYPALDIVAFKGGGKGYSITPEQRTAYTAALDETTASLIGQRVSEHLGDFLLVKCFFFLALMRPTDLTRHDKHIKWQYRRTLFTMGLDQYESSNTIDTDTFPTLGRFTAEHR, encoded by the coding sequence GTGATCGCCTTCACCCACGCCCGACGTATTTCGTTCATCGGCACCAGGCGCGACCACGTCCCGCCGGCCCGGGACGCCGTGGTCCGAGTCGCCCGCTCCTGGGGGATCGACCCGACTTCGTTGGGCGACATCGCGCTGGTCGCCGACGAGCTGCTCGCCAACGCGGTTATCCACGCGCCAGGAAGACTGCGGGTCGGCATCCACCTCTCCCCGGACGGCGACCGGGTGGTGATCGAGGTATACGACCCGTCGCGCCGGATGCCCGCCGGGGCCGCGAACTTCGGCAACGACGAACTGACCACCGGTCGAGGCATGTTGCTGATCGAGGGCCTGTCGGAGGCCTGGGGCGCGGAGCCGACGACCCATGGCAAGAAGGTCTGGGCCGAACTGGCGGTGCCCGCTGTCGCGGTACCCGAGCACCCTTGCTCGGCCCGCAGGGCGGCACTCATCGCCAGCCTCGTCCGCACCGACCGTCCCAGGCCCCGTCCCCACGCGCCCGCCTGGCCAAGCGCTCGCGCGTACAGGTGGTTCTCGCAGCACCGCTCGCCGCGTGCCCAACGACTCCGCCCGTACCGATACAGGCACACCGGCCGGGAGGTGACGGGGCCGGTCGCCCTTTCCCCGAGGGCGGCCGGGCCGGCCCAACCCCAAGCGAACTGCCCGACACAGCCGTATCTGCTCCACGCCAACTCGGCGCCACGGAAGGATGGATGGATGAGCAACTGGGAGTTCGTGAAGGACAGAACCGCCACCCAAGGCGCGGTGTGGAGGTCCGCCGATGGTCTGCTCTACAAGCGGACCGGTGGCGAGGACCTGCGAGCGGAGACCGAGTTCCAGCAGCTGGCCGCCAGCCTCGGCTACCCGGTGCCGCAGATCGTCGACAGCGGCCCGGAGGACGGGCGCTACTTCGTCGTCGAGCGCGCCATCGGCGACACCTCGCTGCACGAGGAGGCGCTGGCCGACGCCGATCGGGACGGTCAGGTCAGCTACCAGGTCATCAGTACGGCGGCCGCCGTCGCATCGAAGCTCATGCAGGCCCAGGCGAGGCACCCCCTCCCCGCCACGCCGTGGTTCGAGAAGGCGGCCTTCGCGGCCGAGGTCTTCGAGGAGAATCCGGACTTCGACACCCCGCGTGTCCACGAGGCGGTCAAGCATGCGCTCGACCGGCTGGCCCGGCTCCCGATGGCGCACGGGCATCTCGACTACGGCCTGCCCAACGTCCTCCAGGCCGGGGTCATCGACTGGCAGCACCACGGACCGGTCCCGTTCGGCTACGACGTCTACCCTGCGCTCGACATTGTGGCCTTCAAGGGCGGCGGCAAGGGCTACAGCATCACCCCGGAACAGCGCACCGCCTACACTGCCGCCCTCGACGAGACCACCGCGTCCCTGATCGGGCAGCGGGTCAGCGAGCACCTGGGCGACTTCCTGCTCGTCAAGTGCTTCTTCTTCCTCGCCCTCATGCGGCCCACCGACCTCACGCGGCACGACAAGCACATCAAGTGGCAGTACCGCCGCACCCTCTTCACGATGGGACTTGATCAGTATGAGTCGTCCAACACGATCGACACCGACACCTTCCCCACTCTGGGACGGTTCACCGCTGAACACCGGTAG